In Grus americana isolate bGruAme1 chromosome 28, bGruAme1.mat, whole genome shotgun sequence, a single window of DNA contains:
- the DUS3L gene encoding tRNA-dihydrouridine(47) synthase [NAD(P)(+)]-like isoform X1, with amino-acid sequence MAAAVAAGVAPVRARFLASKEQFHAYLRARGEPGAQAGGSGEEEVEKEEEEDGSWQSEPPAKRARSEDLSQDGENREDAGAEEKEPLERKRARGQNKSRPCMKPTRYEQSRLCPSVTQGCAEKCYFGPRCRFLHDVSEYMATKPTDLGRSCVLFETFGKCIYGVTCRFAQAHLGDGFQNVVNTDLAKQWEGKLPVKNNLSKDLQHQLRKRKFSFKKADEYLRGLAKPHRDGGKGGKATGCSTEEQEASNCATPQEGLGDSPECAVLPEQGEDPKPDALQSPSPIKTAGPVTDEDIIKLRSCEKKKLEIQGKLYLAPLTTCGNLPFRRICKRFGADVTCGEMAVCTNLLQGQSSEWALLKRHHTEDIFGVQLEGAFPDTMTKCAELLNQTIEVDFVDINVGCPIDLVYKKGGGCALMTRSNKFEQIVRGMNLVLDVPLTVKIRTGVQEKINMAHKIIPKIREWGASMVTLHGRSREQRYTRGADWDYIAECAKIASPMPLFGNGDILSYEDANRAMQMGVSGIMIARGALIKPWLFTEIKEQRHWDISSSERFDILKDFTNYGLEHWGSDTQGVEKTRKFLLEWLSFLCRYIPVGLLEHLPQKINERPPYYMGRDYLETLMASQNVDNWIKISELLLGPVPTSFTFLPKHKANSYR; translated from the exons ATGGCGGCGGCTGTGGCCGCGGGGGTGGCGCCGGTCCGCGCCCG GTTCCTTGCCTCCAAGGAGCAGTTCCATGCCTACCTGCGGGCCAGGGGCGAGCCTGGCGCCCAGGCGGGCGGCAGCGGTGAGGAGGAGGtcgagaaggaggaggaggaggacggcAGCTGGCAGAGCGAGCCCCCCGCCAAACGGGCGAGGTCGGAGGACCTCAGTCAGGATGGGGAAAACCGAGAGGATGCCGGAGCGGAGGAGAAGGAGCCCCTGGAGCGGAAGCGGGCCCGGGGGCAGAACAAGAGCAGGCCGTGTATGAAACCCACCCGCTACGAGCAGAGCAGGCTGTGCCCGTCGGTAACGCAG GGGTGCGCAGAGAAGTGCTACTTTGGCCCACGGTGCCGCTTCCTTCACGACGTCAGCGAGTACATGGCCACGAAGCCAACCGACCTGGGGCGCAGCTGCGTGCTCTTTGAAACCTTCGGCAAGTGCATTTACGGCGTCACCTGCCGCTTTGCCCAGGCCCACCTCGGGGATGGCTTCCAGAACGTCGTCAACACGGACTTGGCCAAGCAGTGGGAAGGGAAGTTGCCGGTGAAGAACAACCTCTCCAAGGacctccagcaccagctgcGCAAGAGGAAATTTAGCTTCAAGAAGGCTGATGAGTACCTCCGTGGTCTGGCCAAGCCCCATCGCGATGGTGGGAAGGGAGGCAAAGCCACAGGGTGCTCTACGGAGGAGCAAGAGGCGTCCAACTGCGCAACACCCCAGGAGGGCCTGGGAGACAGCCCTGAATGTGCTGTGCTACCAGAGCAGGGAGAAGATCCCAAACCAGACGCCTTGCAGAGTCCCAGCCCCATCAAAACAGCAGGCCCGGTGACAGATGAAGACATTATAAAGCTGCGGTCGTGTGAGAAGAAGAAG TTGGAAATCCAAGGCAAGCTCTACTTGGCTCCACTGACCACG TGTGGTAACCTCCCTTTCCGAAGGATATGCAAGCGCTTCGGGGCAGATGTCACCTGTGGAGAGATGGCTGTGTGCACAAACCTGCTTCAGGGCCAGTCCTCCGAGTGGGCCCTCCTCAAACGGCATCATACCGAAGATATTTTTGGGGTGCAG CTGGAGGGAGCATTTCCAGACACAATGACCAAATGTGCAGAGCTCCTGAACCAGACAATTGAAGTGGACTTTGTAGACATCAATGTCGGGTGTCCCATTGACCTGGTCTACAAGAAG GGAGGAGGCTGTGCTCTCATGACTCGGTCCAACAAGTTTGAACAGATCGTCCGAGGGATGAATTTG GTGCTGGACGTTCCACTGACTGTGAAGATACGGACGGGGGTGCAAGAAAAGATTAACATGGCTCATAAAATAATCCCCAAGATCCGGGAGTGGGGAGCATCCATGGTCACG cttcaCGGTCGATCCAGGGAACAGCGGTACACGAGGGGTGCTGACTGGGACTACATAGCAGAATGTGCTAAAATAGCAAGCCCCATGCCTCTTTTTG GAAACGGTGACATTTTGTCTTACGAAGATGCTAATCGAGCCATGCAGATGGGTGTTTCGGGAATTATGATTGCAAG AGGGGCACTCATCAAACCGTggcttttcactgaaattaaggAACAGAGACACTGGGATATCTCCTCCAGCGAGAGATTTGATATCCTCAAAGACTTCACCAACTACGGCCTTGAGCACTGGGGGTCAGATACTCAGGGAGTGGAGAAGACCAGGAAGTTCCTGCTGGAATggctctccttcctctgcag GTATATTCCAGTTGGCTTATTAGAACACCTACCTCAGAAAATTAACGAGCGGCCACCTTACTACATGGGCAGAGACTATCTGGAGACGCTGATGGCAAGCCAAAACGTGGACAATTGGATTAAAATAAG
- the DUS3L gene encoding tRNA-dihydrouridine(47) synthase [NAD(P)(+)]-like isoform X2 → MKPTRYEQSRLCPSVTQGCAEKCYFGPRCRFLHDVSEYMATKPTDLGRSCVLFETFGKCIYGVTCRFAQAHLGDGFQNVVNTDLAKQWEGKLPVKNNLSKDLQHQLRKRKFSFKKADEYLRGLAKPHRDGGKGGKATGCSTEEQEASNCATPQEGLGDSPECAVLPEQGEDPKPDALQSPSPIKTAGPVTDEDIIKLRSCEKKKLEIQGKLYLAPLTTCGNLPFRRICKRFGADVTCGEMAVCTNLLQGQSSEWALLKRHHTEDIFGVQLEGAFPDTMTKCAELLNQTIEVDFVDINVGCPIDLVYKKGGGCALMTRSNKFEQIVRGMNLVLDVPLTVKIRTGVQEKINMAHKIIPKIREWGASMVTLHGRSREQRYTRGADWDYIAECAKIASPMPLFGNGDILSYEDANRAMQMGVSGIMIARGALIKPWLFTEIKEQRHWDISSSERFDILKDFTNYGLEHWGSDTQGVEKTRKFLLEWLSFLCRYIPVGLLEHLPQKINERPPYYMGRDYLETLMASQNVDNWIKISELLLGPVPTSFTFLPKHKANSYR, encoded by the exons ATGAAACCCACCCGCTACGAGCAGAGCAGGCTGTGCCCGTCGGTAACGCAG GGGTGCGCAGAGAAGTGCTACTTTGGCCCACGGTGCCGCTTCCTTCACGACGTCAGCGAGTACATGGCCACGAAGCCAACCGACCTGGGGCGCAGCTGCGTGCTCTTTGAAACCTTCGGCAAGTGCATTTACGGCGTCACCTGCCGCTTTGCCCAGGCCCACCTCGGGGATGGCTTCCAGAACGTCGTCAACACGGACTTGGCCAAGCAGTGGGAAGGGAAGTTGCCGGTGAAGAACAACCTCTCCAAGGacctccagcaccagctgcGCAAGAGGAAATTTAGCTTCAAGAAGGCTGATGAGTACCTCCGTGGTCTGGCCAAGCCCCATCGCGATGGTGGGAAGGGAGGCAAAGCCACAGGGTGCTCTACGGAGGAGCAAGAGGCGTCCAACTGCGCAACACCCCAGGAGGGCCTGGGAGACAGCCCTGAATGTGCTGTGCTACCAGAGCAGGGAGAAGATCCCAAACCAGACGCCTTGCAGAGTCCCAGCCCCATCAAAACAGCAGGCCCGGTGACAGATGAAGACATTATAAAGCTGCGGTCGTGTGAGAAGAAGAAG TTGGAAATCCAAGGCAAGCTCTACTTGGCTCCACTGACCACG TGTGGTAACCTCCCTTTCCGAAGGATATGCAAGCGCTTCGGGGCAGATGTCACCTGTGGAGAGATGGCTGTGTGCACAAACCTGCTTCAGGGCCAGTCCTCCGAGTGGGCCCTCCTCAAACGGCATCATACCGAAGATATTTTTGGGGTGCAG CTGGAGGGAGCATTTCCAGACACAATGACCAAATGTGCAGAGCTCCTGAACCAGACAATTGAAGTGGACTTTGTAGACATCAATGTCGGGTGTCCCATTGACCTGGTCTACAAGAAG GGAGGAGGCTGTGCTCTCATGACTCGGTCCAACAAGTTTGAACAGATCGTCCGAGGGATGAATTTG GTGCTGGACGTTCCACTGACTGTGAAGATACGGACGGGGGTGCAAGAAAAGATTAACATGGCTCATAAAATAATCCCCAAGATCCGGGAGTGGGGAGCATCCATGGTCACG cttcaCGGTCGATCCAGGGAACAGCGGTACACGAGGGGTGCTGACTGGGACTACATAGCAGAATGTGCTAAAATAGCAAGCCCCATGCCTCTTTTTG GAAACGGTGACATTTTGTCTTACGAAGATGCTAATCGAGCCATGCAGATGGGTGTTTCGGGAATTATGATTGCAAG AGGGGCACTCATCAAACCGTggcttttcactgaaattaaggAACAGAGACACTGGGATATCTCCTCCAGCGAGAGATTTGATATCCTCAAAGACTTCACCAACTACGGCCTTGAGCACTGGGGGTCAGATACTCAGGGAGTGGAGAAGACCAGGAAGTTCCTGCTGGAATggctctccttcctctgcag GTATATTCCAGTTGGCTTATTAGAACACCTACCTCAGAAAATTAACGAGCGGCCACCTTACTACATGGGCAGAGACTATCTGGAGACGCTGATGGCAAGCCAAAACGTGGACAATTGGATTAAAATAAG